A stretch of the Leptotrichia sp. oral taxon 223 genome encodes the following:
- a CDS encoding Na/Pi cotransporter family protein: MNGVAVSVINYQQMAFGFLGGLGLFLFCIKYMGDGLQMAAGDRLRYILDKYTTSPFLGVLVGILVTALIQSSSGTTVITIGLVGAGLLTLRQAIGIVMGANIGTTITTFIIGFNITHYALPILFLGAACLFFVKHNFINNLGRILFGFGGIFFALTLMSSAMEPLKHLPAFTELTVKLSNSPILGVFIGTIITMLVQASSATISILQNVYKEHLITLKAALPVLFGDNIGTTITAIIAVIGANTSAKRLALSHTMFNVIGTVIFMILLSPFSIFVEKMAHFLHLNPKVTIAFAHGSFNIMTTVLLFPFIGVLEYVVVKLIKEKDEDKVENKPKYLDTALIYTPSIALGQVKQEMLSMISLALKSLERSVEFFHDHNEKTAEKVEKTEDAINNIDQEITKYLTTLSQEHITEKDGEEISMYLDMCRDVERIGDHAVGIVRDTRYEIKKKLVFTEIAHEEVQKLFLISKQIIETAEEALKNNDTEKAFTVVDLHNKLYTKEKEVRKAHIKRVSKHECDVKAGLYYIDVVSHFTRIGDHARNLVEKMIENKAN, translated from the coding sequence ATGAATGGAGTAGCAGTCAGTGTGATTAACTACCAGCAGATGGCATTTGGATTCCTGGGTGGACTGGGATTATTCCTGTTTTGTATAAAGTATATGGGGGACGGGCTGCAAATGGCGGCTGGAGATAGGCTTCGATATATTTTGGATAAATATACAACCTCACCATTCTTAGGCGTTTTAGTTGGGATTTTGGTAACAGCTTTAATACAATCGAGTTCAGGAACAACAGTTATTACGATAGGACTAGTCGGAGCAGGACTTTTGACTTTAAGACAGGCGATTGGAATTGTTATGGGAGCCAATATCGGTACAACAATTACAACTTTCATAATTGGATTTAATATTACGCATTATGCATTGCCAATATTATTTTTAGGGGCTGCATGCCTGTTTTTTGTAAAACATAATTTTATAAATAATTTAGGTAGGATTTTATTTGGTTTTGGTGGGATATTTTTTGCATTAACATTGATGTCAAGCGCAATGGAACCACTTAAACATCTGCCAGCATTTACGGAATTGACAGTAAAGTTAAGCAATAGTCCAATTTTAGGAGTATTTATTGGAACAATAATCACAATGCTGGTTCAGGCTTCAAGTGCTACAATCAGTATTCTGCAAAATGTATATAAAGAACACCTTATAACGCTAAAAGCAGCATTGCCTGTACTTTTTGGAGATAATATAGGGACAACCATAACAGCAATCATCGCAGTAATTGGGGCAAATACTTCGGCAAAAAGACTGGCCTTGTCGCATACAATGTTTAATGTTATCGGAACAGTTATTTTTATGATTTTATTATCACCATTTTCAATATTTGTAGAAAAAATGGCTCACTTTCTTCATTTGAATCCAAAAGTAACAATAGCATTTGCACATGGTTCATTTAACATTATGACAACAGTTTTATTATTTCCATTTATCGGTGTGCTTGAGTACGTTGTTGTAAAACTGATTAAGGAAAAAGATGAAGATAAAGTTGAAAACAAGCCAAAATACTTAGATACGGCGTTAATATACACACCTTCAATTGCATTGGGGCAAGTAAAGCAGGAGATGCTTTCAATGATTTCACTTGCACTAAAAAGTTTAGAAAGATCAGTTGAATTTTTCCATGATCACAATGAAAAAACAGCAGAAAAAGTAGAAAAAACAGAAGATGCAATAAATAATATTGATCAGGAAATTACAAAATACTTAACTACGTTGTCACAGGAGCATATAACTGAAAAGGATGGAGAAGAAATCAGCATGTATCTTGATATGTGCCGTGATGTAGAGCGTATAGGAGATCATGCAGTCGGAATCGTAAGAGATACTAGATATGAAATTAAGAAAAAATTAGTATTTACAGAGATAGCTCATGAGGAAGTACAAAAATTATTCCTAATCTCAAAACAAATAATCGAAACGGCTGAAGAAGCGTTAAAAAACAATGATACAGAAAAAGCATTCACAGTAGTCGATTTACATAATAAACTTTACACTAAAGAAAAAGAAGTTAGAAAAGCCCATATAAAACGGGTAAGCAAGCATGAGTGCGATGTAAAAGCTGGACTTTATTACATAGATGTTGTATCACACTTCACAAGAATCGGGGACCATGCCAGAAACTTAGTTGAAAAAATGATTGAAAACAAGGCAAATTAG
- a CDS encoding chromate transporter, which yields MKVELIKLMALSFEFFKTGLFAVGGGLATLPFLYDIGKRTGWYTAGDVSNMIAISQSTPGPMGINMATYVGFSISGLAGAVTAPTALVFPSVVIIIAISKALTKFKEAALVQKIFYGLRPASTGLIVAAGLGVAKITLLNLPKYQITQNLADLLNYKSIILAAAIFGIMKKFDLHPIVLILIAAIAGIIFKF from the coding sequence ATGAAAGTAGAATTAATCAAATTGATGGCATTATCGTTTGAATTTTTTAAAACAGGCTTATTTGCAGTAGGTGGCGGACTTGCAACGCTTCCGTTCCTATATGATATTGGGAAAAGAACTGGCTGGTACACGGCAGGGGACGTGTCAAATATGATTGCCATTTCACAATCCACTCCCGGCCCTATGGGAATAAATATGGCAACCTATGTGGGATTTTCAATATCTGGCTTAGCAGGTGCAGTAACAGCTCCGACAGCTTTGGTATTCCCGTCAGTAGTTATAATAATTGCAATTTCAAAAGCCTTGACAAAATTTAAAGAAGCAGCTTTAGTGCAAAAAATATTTTACGGATTACGTCCCGCATCAACAGGGCTAATTGTAGCGGCAGGTTTAGGGGTTGCAAAAATAACGCTTTTAAACTTGCCAAAATACCAAATTACTCAGAATTTGGCTGATTTGCTGAATTATAAGTCAATAATTTTAGCGGCTGCTATTTTTGGGATAATGAAAAAATTTGACTTGCATCCGATTGTATTAATTTTAATTGCGGCTATTGCCGGGATAATATTCAAATTTTAA
- a CDS encoding chromate transporter produces MKELIELFFVFAKIGLFTFGGGYAMLPMLQKEIVERHKWAKEDEIMDYFAIGQVTPGIIAINTSTFVGYKTKGIIGGIVATAGMVFPSLIIITVIAAFLKNFASYKPVQYAFNGVRACVCVLIFEAVRKMAKKSVVDKFCLVIFITVIVLSITNWISPALIVVLAGISGILIKNFVKKEDK; encoded by the coding sequence ATGAAAGAATTAATTGAATTATTTTTTGTATTTGCAAAAATAGGATTATTTACATTTGGTGGCGGATATGCAATGTTGCCGATGCTGCAAAAGGAAATAGTGGAAAGGCATAAATGGGCAAAAGAGGATGAAATTATGGATTATTTTGCGATTGGACAAGTTACTCCAGGAATTATTGCCATAAATACATCTACTTTTGTTGGATATAAAACAAAAGGCATTATCGGGGGGATTGTTGCTACGGCAGGCATGGTGTTTCCGTCATTAATCATTATTACAGTAATTGCGGCTTTTTTGAAAAATTTTGCCAGCTATAAGCCGGTGCAGTATGCTTTTAATGGTGTTAGAGCCTGTGTCTGTGTACTTATTTTTGAAGCAGTGAGAAAAATGGCAAAAAAATCGGTAGTTGATAAATTTTGTTTAGTAATTTTTATCACAGTGATTGTGTTGTCAATTACAAATTGGATTTCTCCAGCTTTAATTGTAGTTTTGGCAGGAATTTCAGGTATTCTTATAAAAAATTTTGTGAAAAAGGAGGATAAATAA
- a CDS encoding C40 family peptidase — protein MKKILMLAGAIIISAVSFADLQSTIKNHYSNKTIDLTVVSRPRHSEVSSSGNSSTAVRDQIISFAQTKLGSPYVWGATGPNSFDCSGFVGYVFKKAANVNLPRVSSSQATFKPRISSMNMTKGDLVFFETTGKGRISHVGIYMGNRQFIHASSGSRRVTVSSLDSNFYNKTFRWAINPFS, from the coding sequence ATGAAAAAAATATTGATGCTAGCTGGAGCTATAATTATATCTGCAGTATCATTTGCAGATTTACAAAGTACAATCAAAAATCATTATAGCAATAAAACAATAGACTTGACTGTTGTATCAAGACCAAGACATAGCGAGGTGAGCAGTAGTGGAAATTCTTCTACAGCAGTAAGAGATCAAATTATCTCTTTTGCACAGACAAAATTAGGTTCACCATATGTTTGGGGAGCAACTGGTCCTAACAGTTTTGATTGTTCAGGCTTCGTTGGTTACGTATTCAAAAAAGCTGCTAATGTAAACTTGCCTAGAGTATCAAGTTCACAAGCAACATTTAAACCAAGAATTTCATCAATGAATATGACGAAAGGCGATTTGGTATTTTTTGAAACAACTGGAAAAGGTCGTATTTCTCACGTAGGTATCTACATGGGTAATAGACAGTTCATTCACGCTTCTTCTGGAAGTAGAAGGGTAACAGTTTCTAGTTTAGACAGTAATTTTTACAACAAGACATTTAGATGGGCAATTAATCCATTTAGTTAA
- the prfB gene encoding peptide chain release factor 2 (programmed frameshift), whose protein sequence is MDLFEIKKQNEINETNIEEIRRHLDIENLKNEIDNLEKKTFEADFWNNKNSQEILKNISTKKKLLEEYTNLNGLFEDVSTIIEFIEMGDNSFANELEQKAQDLKNEIDNFKTKLLLDEEYDINNAILTINSGAGGTEACDWAEMLYRMYDRWANRHNFKVEILDSLAGEEAGIKSITLNIKGNYAYGYLKGEKGVHRLVRISPFDSNARRHTSFAAVNVTPEIEDDVEIDIHTEDLKIDTYRASGAGGQHVNTTDSAVRITHIPTNTVVTCQNERSQLKNRETAMKILKSKLFELELEKREKEMAELKGTESKIEWGSQIRSYVFQPYKMVKDHRTKAEEGNVEKVMDGDIDLFINEYLKYAKS, encoded by the exons ATGGATTTATTTGAAATAAAAAAACAGAATGAAATAAATGAAACTAATATTGAAGAAATCAGGAGGCATCTT GACATTGAAAATTTAAAAAATGAAATTGATAACTTGGAAAAAAAGACGTTTGAGGCAGATTTTTGGAATAATAAGAATAGTCAGGAAATATTGAAAAATATCAGTACGAAAAAAAAGCTGCTTGAAGAATATACTAATTTAAACGGGCTTTTTGAAGATGTTTCTACAATCATTGAATTTATTGAGATGGGGGACAATTCATTTGCAAATGAACTTGAGCAGAAGGCACAGGATTTAAAGAATGAAATTGATAATTTTAAGACAAAATTGCTTCTGGATGAGGAATACGACATAAATAATGCTATTCTTACGATAAATTCGGGAGCTGGCGGAACCGAGGCATGTGACTGGGCTGAAATGCTTTACAGAATGTACGACAGGTGGGCAAACCGGCATAATTTCAAAGTTGAAATTCTTGACAGCCTAGCTGGAGAAGAAGCTGGAATAAAAAGTATAACACTAAATATAAAGGGAAATTACGCTTATGGATATCTAAAAGGGGAAAAAGGCGTACATAGACTTGTCAGAATTTCCCCGTTTGACTCGAATGCCAGACGCCATACTTCATTTGCCGCAGTAAATGTTACCCCAGAAATAGAAGATGACGTTGAAATAGATATTCACACAGAAGACTTGAAAATTGACACTTACAGGGCAAGCGGTGCTGGAGGGCAGCATGTAAACACAACAGACTCAGCTGTAAGAATCACACATATTCCAACAAATACAGTAGTTACCTGCCAAAACGAACGTTCACAGCTAAAAAACCGTGAAACTGCAATGAAAATCTTAAAATCCAAATTATTCGAGCTGGAATTAGAAAAGCGTGAAAAGGAAATGGCAGAATTAAAAGGAACCGAATCAAAAATCGAATGGGGAAGCCAAATCCGTTCATATGTCTTCCAACCTTACAAAATGGTAAAGGATCATAGGACAAAGGCAGAAGAAGGAAATGTGGAAAAAGTTATGGATGGAGATATCGACTTATTTATAAATGAATATTTAAAATACGCTAAATCCTAA
- a CDS encoding 2-hydroxyacid dehydrogenase → MKIVVFDAKPYDIEFFDKWNETFGANITYFEEKLSLKNVMLTKYQDVVCTFVNDDLNAKVLNILSKNGVRVIAARCAGYNNIDLKAARENRITVLRVPAYSPYAVAEHSLALLMSVNRKTHKAYNRTREGNFSLAGLTGMDLNGKTAGIIGTGRIARIFIKILNGLGMKVIGYDKFPNEQAAKEGNFTYVTLDEVFANSDVISLHCPLFPETRHTINKETIAKMKDGVIIINAARGGLIDTEALVEGLKDKKIGGAGLDVYENESSYFFEDESASVLEDDLLARLLSFNNVVLTSHQAFLTKEALDNIAEATFNNILSYVKEEPLTNEVWYNEETGKVVEGLRK, encoded by the coding sequence ATGAAAATTGTAGTTTTCGATGCAAAACCTTATGATATTGAGTTTTTTGACAAATGGAATGAAACATTTGGGGCAAATATTACGTATTTCGAAGAAAAATTAAGCCTGAAAAATGTGATGCTTACAAAATACCAAGATGTTGTCTGCACATTCGTAAATGATGATTTGAATGCAAAAGTATTGAACATACTTTCAAAAAATGGAGTTAGGGTTATTGCTGCAAGATGTGCCGGTTATAACAATATTGACTTAAAGGCTGCCCGTGAAAACAGAATTACTGTGTTAAGAGTGCCTGCATACTCTCCATATGCTGTTGCTGAGCATTCATTAGCTCTTCTTATGTCAGTAAACAGAAAAACTCACAAAGCTTATAACAGAACAAGAGAAGGTAACTTTAGCTTGGCAGGATTAACTGGAATGGATTTAAATGGAAAAACTGCCGGAATTATAGGAACTGGTAGAATCGCAAGAATTTTCATAAAAATTTTAAATGGATTAGGAATGAAAGTCATTGGTTATGATAAATTCCCTAATGAACAAGCTGCAAAAGAAGGTAACTTCACTTATGTAACATTAGATGAAGTATTTGCAAATTCTGATGTGATTTCATTACATTGCCCATTATTCCCTGAAACAAGACACACAATTAACAAAGAAACTATTGCTAAAATGAAAGATGGCGTTATTATCATCAATGCTGCCAGAGGTGGATTAATTGATACTGAAGCGCTAGTTGAAGGATTAAAAGATAAAAAAATCGGTGGAGCAGGACTTGATGTTTATGAAAATGAAAGCAGCTATTTCTTTGAAGATGAATCAGCAAGCGTGCTAGAAGATGATTTGCTGGCTAGATTGCTGTCATTTAACAATGTTGTCTTAACTTCTCACCAGGCATTCCTAACAAAAGAAGCGTTAGACAATATTGCTGAAGCAACATTTAACAATATTTTATCCTATGTAAAAGAAGAACCATTGACAAACGAAGTTTGGTACAACGAAGAAACTGGTAAAGTTGTTGAAGGTTTAAGAAAATAA
- the rnmV gene encoding ribonuclease M5, producing MKKEPNKQKEKLKINEIIVVEGRDDITAIKRVVDAHIIALNGFSALSKKTINKIVELSKNNDLILFTDPDFAGKKIRDILKRYIPNIKHAFVSQRDATKNDNIGVENANDKVILEALKNVITANQDGENRFNISDLIDNGFVLGSNAKERRIMLGDILKIGYYNAKQLLKALNSFNISKEQFEEAVEEINSLSR from the coding sequence ATGAAAAAAGAGCCAAATAAACAAAAAGAAAAACTGAAAATAAACGAAATTATAGTAGTCGAAGGGCGAGATGACATAACAGCCATAAAACGAGTTGTAGATGCACATATTATTGCCTTAAACGGCTTTTCCGCATTATCTAAAAAAACAATAAATAAAATAGTTGAACTGTCAAAAAATAACGATTTAATTTTATTTACAGATCCTGATTTTGCAGGAAAAAAAATTCGTGACATATTAAAAAGATATATTCCGAATATAAAGCACGCTTTCGTGAGTCAAAGAGATGCAACTAAAAATGATAATATCGGAGTGGAAAATGCTAATGACAAAGTAATTTTAGAGGCTTTGAAAAATGTTATTACAGCTAATCAAGATGGTGAAAATAGATTTAATATTAGTGATTTGATTGATAATGGATTTGTTTTGGGAAGTAATGCAAAGGAACGTAGAATAATGCTTGGAGATATTTTAAAAATTGGCTATTATAATGCAAAACAGCTTTTGAAGGCTCTTAATTCATTTAATATTTCAAAAGAACAGTTTGAGGAAGCTGTTGAAGAAATAAATAGTTTATCCCGATAA
- a CDS encoding DNA-3-methyladenine glycosylase I: MKNTRCPWAKSENDIAYHDTEWGVPSHDDSYIFEMLILEGFQAGLSWNLILNKRENFRSAFDNFDYKKIAKYDENKLAELSENKGIVRNKLKIAASVKNALAFMEVQKEFGSFDKYIWNFTDNKQIINSWKDISEVPATTELSDKISKDLKKRGFKFVGSTIIYSFLQAIGIVDDHLISCPYKKSAK, translated from the coding sequence ATGAAAAATACTAGATGTCCGTGGGCAAAATCTGAAAATGACATTGCCTACCACGATACTGAATGGGGAGTGCCTTCCCACGATGACAGTTATATTTTTGAAATGCTAATATTGGAGGGCTTTCAGGCTGGACTTAGCTGGAATCTTATTTTGAATAAAAGAGAGAATTTTAGAAGTGCTTTTGATAATTTTGATTATAAAAAAATTGCAAAATATGATGAAAACAAGTTGGCTGAACTATCTGAAAATAAAGGGATTGTTAGAAATAAATTAAAAATAGCTGCTTCTGTTAAAAACGCCCTTGCATTCATGGAAGTACAAAAGGAATTTGGCTCATTTGACAAGTACATCTGGAATTTTACAGATAATAAGCAAATTATAAATAGCTGGAAAGACATATCAGAAGTGCCTGCTACTACTGAATTATCGGATAAAATTAGTAAAGATTTGAAAAAACGTGGCTTTAAATTTGTTGGATCTACAATCATTTATTCTTTCTTACAGGCAATCGGAATAGTTGATGACCATTTAATTAGTTGTCCTTATAAAAAATCAGCTAAATAA